A window of Myxococcales bacterium genomic DNA:
ATGGCCTCGCCGCGCGCCGCCTGCGCCGCCGCGACCATCAGCCATTGCAAGGCATCGGCGGCCGGTTCGATCGGCCAATGCGGAAAAATCGACCGGTCCTCGGCGAGCCGCCGGCGCACCAGTTGTTGGTGGACCATCAGCCGAAAACGCCCGGGCGCCAACTGGTAATTGAAAGGCAGCCGGCTGGTCAGCGGGCGATGCCAGGTGAAGTATTTTTCCCGCAAGAGCGAGCGGCGCACCTGTCCGGGATCGAACGCATACCGAATCTCGCCGGCCCCCACTGCGACCGCCGGCGTGCCGTCTTCCCAGGTGGCGAGAACCCGCTGCCCGGCCGCCGGTTCGATTTTCCCGGCCGGCGAGGGAAACGAAAAACCGTTGTCGGGCAGGAGCCATTCCGGCAGACAATCGTCCGCGAATATCAGCCGGCGCAGGGTTACCGGTTCGGTAAGCCCGGCGATCTGAACACGATTTGAAGCCATAACCACATTTTGCCCAGTCCGGCGATAAAAAACCATACATAAAAAACCATACAGGGCCGCTTGTCGCCTTTCGGCCGGCATGCCAAGCTGAAGGCGATTTCAATTTCCATTCGTTCAAGGAGCCGGGCCATGTCGGAGACGATCAAAATTCATCCGCGGGTGGAACTGGGCGCGGATGCTCAATTGGGCGAATTCGTGGAGATCGGCGTCCCGCCGCGCGACACCGGGGACGGCGAACTGCCGACCGTCATCGGGCCTGGGGCGTGCATCCGGTCGCAGACGGTGATCTACGCGGGCAATAAAATCGGGACGGGATTTCAAACCGGGCATCACGTCATGATCCGCGAAGCCAACGAGATCGGCGATTCCGTCTCCGTCGGCACCGGCACGGTGATCGAGCACCACGTCCGGATCGGCGACGGCGTGCGGATCCACTCGCAAGCCTTCATTCCGGAATATTCGGTATTGGAGGACGGCTGCTGGATCGGCCCGAACGTGGTGTTCACTAATGATCGCTATCCCGTCTCGGTCAGGTCGAAGGAAATGTTGAAAGGCCCGACGATTAAAAAAGGGGCACGCCTGGGCGCCAACTGCACCGTTCTGCCCGGCATCATCGTCGGCGAAGGCGCCGTGGTCGGAGCCGGCGCGGTGGTGACCCATGATGTGCCGGCGGGCAAGGTGGTCGCGGGCAATCCGGCGCGGGTGATCGCCGTGGCGAGCGAATTGGTCTACCCGGAAGACCCGGCCGTCAAAGCCTATCCCGACCCGGAATCGTAACCGCCGCGAAAGTGGTTGAAATTCGAGAAAAATACCTGGAATTTACTTAAGCGCTTCGAGGGAATATACCGATAGAAAAAGAGAATACCCGCCAGCGACGGGTGTATTTCGGAATGAGGTAGCCGACCATGACCAGTCCACGCTCCATTCACGAGATCGATCTTTCCCCACTTGCCGGTAAAACGTATTGGTCCATCGACCGCGAGTGGCACGAGGACTTCATCTATTTTTTAATGGTCGATCGCTTTCACGACGAGCGCGACCGGGTTCCCATTTCAACGCCGCAACGGCTGGCCGGGCGGGGGACTTCCGAACAATTGCGCCGCTTCTGCGGCGGCAAACTGCAAGGCATCACGCGGCACCTGGATTACATTGAAGATCTGGGCTGCACGGCGATCTGGTTGTCGCCGGTATTCGAAAACGACGACTCGCCGAATCCCCATTCCGGCAGTTATCACGGCTATGCGATCCGCAACTACCTGAACATCGATCCGCGCTTCGGCACCAAGGAGGACCTGATCGAACTGGTCGCGGAAGCGCACCGGCGCAACATGCGGGTTTTTCTCGACGCGGTCGCGAACCACTGCGGTAACGTCTGGTTTTACCCCGGCGACGTGCCCTACTTCTATGCCGACGATCATCGCCAATACGAAATCGGCGGCTGGCGGCACCCCGAATATCCGGTGCCGATCGAACTGCGCAATCCGGCGTACTTTCACCGCCGCGGACAGATTCGCGCCTGGGGTTGGGACAACCTTCCCGAAACACAGTGGGGCGACTTTTTCGACCTGAAAGGGTTCAACAACGAGGAAGATCCGGCCGGTCTGGAACTGCAAGACATCATCATCAAGGCGCACCAATATTGGATCCGCGAAGCCGACATTGACGGTTACCGCATGGATGCCGTGAAGCACATGGGCGAAACCGCGATCGCCCGCTTTTGCCAGTCCATGCGCGAGTATGCCAGCAGCCTGGGCAAGCGCAATTTCTTTTTGTTCGGCGAATTGGTGGCCGGCGACGACGCCATCAACCGTTACACCGGACCCGCCACCTCCGGCTACATCGGTGAAAAAACCATCTACTACGGCCTGTCCTCGGTGTTGGATTTTCCACTGTATTGGACCCTGCCGGGCATCATCAAGGGATTCGCCGCGCCGTCGGCCCTGTTCGGACGTTACGACGCCCTGCGCGAGCGGGCGATTCGCCGCGGCGAGGAAGGCCGTTACCTGGTCACGTTCATCGACAATCACGATCAGATCGGGCAGTTCTACAAACGGCGCAACGCGGTC
This region includes:
- a CDS encoding transferase, with the translated sequence MSETIKIHPRVELGADAQLGEFVEIGVPPRDTGDGELPTVIGPGACIRSQTVIYAGNKIGTGFQTGHHVMIREANEIGDSVSVGTGTVIEHHVRIGDGVRIHSQAFIPEYSVLEDGCWIGPNVVFTNDRYPVSVRSKEMLKGPTIKKGARLGANCTVLPGIIVGEGAVVGAGAVVTHDVPAGKVVAGNPARVIAVASELVYPEDPAVKAYPDPES
- a CDS encoding alpha-amylase encodes the protein MTSPRSIHEIDLSPLAGKTYWSIDREWHEDFIYFLMVDRFHDERDRVPISTPQRLAGRGTSEQLRRFCGGKLQGITRHLDYIEDLGCTAIWLSPVFENDDSPNPHSGSYHGYAIRNYLNIDPRFGTKEDLIELVAEAHRRNMRVFLDAVANHCGNVWFYPGDVPYFYADDHRQYEIGGWRHPEYPVPIELRNPAYFHRRGQIRAWGWDNLPETQWGDFFDLKGFNNEEDPAGLELQDIIIKAHQYWIREADIDGYRMDAVKHMGETAIARFCQSMREYASSLGKRNFFLFGELVAGDDAINRYTGPATSGYIGEKTIYYGLSSVLDFPLYWTLPGIIKGFAAPSALFGRYDALRERAIRRGEEGRYLVTFIDNHDQIGQFYKRRNAVGAYDEQVIAAVGYLICALGTPCIYYGTEQGFAGEGPSDEYVREAMFDLDDENWNCLNRDSKIYQGIAAIAKLFREIHALRFGRMYFREISGNGRDFGLPQGQPCTLAFARVLAQTEILVAYNTSTTEAKHDYVIVDHGLYQPGDRLRFLYGGEGEVEVLRHPDADNSALFVQLPLAPMQFVILGK